The following is a genomic window from Thermostichus vulcanus str. 'Rupite'.
ACCTCTACTGGCTAGCCTCCCTAGCCACGACTATCCGGTGATGAACACCCAATTGTTCGTCAAGATCTGGCTGACCTATATTTTCGATAAATCAGTCACAAGCCTGAGAGACCTATTCTTCCAACTTAACCACAGCGGCGTGAAAGGTAGTTTATCTTCATTCTCTAGAGCGTGTTCAAGCCGGGGATTACAGTCTATCAATCGCTTATTTGTGGAATTGCTCCATCAAGTTCGTCGTCGATCCAGACGAAAAGATGTGATTATCTGTCCCTTTGACTCAACAATAATTGGATTAACGAGCAAGCTCTTTTGGGCGGAGCACTATCATCAGGTCAAGCTGTTAACTTCATTAAATCAAGAGACACGAGCACCTAGCGAGTTTTTAATCCATTTTGGAGAGAGACATGACGCATATTTTGGGGAGTTAGTCTTAGGGATGATCCCTGAGAATGGCTTAGCAGTAGGGGATAGAGGGTTTGCGAGCAAAGAATTATTCAAGCAGTTTATCGACAGTGAAAAGTTATTTCTGGTTCGCATCAATAGCCACTGGACTATCCATAATGATAGTTGCATTGATGTGGTGGGAAGAAGGTGAGGGTGGTTAGTTTTTGTGACCTAGAAAAGCGGACAGAGTATCGTTTAGCCACGAATGTGCCCCAAGAAGTGATGAGAGATGACGAGATTATTGAAGCGTACAGACAGCGATGGGGAATAGAGCTGCTATGGAAGTTTCTCAAGAGCCATCTAAAACTTGAGCGACTTGCGACAAAGAATGTGAATGGAGTAACGATTCAAATATACATGGTGTTGATAG
Proteins encoded in this region:
- a CDS encoding transposase gives rise to the protein MNTQLFVKIWLTYIFDKSVTSLRDLFFQLNHSGVKGSLSSFSRACSSRGLQSINRLFVELLHQVRRRSRRKDVIICPFDSTIIGLTSKLFWAEHYHQVKLLTSLNQETRAPSEFLIHFGERHDAYFGELVLGMIPENGLAVGDRGFASKELFKQFIDSEKLFLVRINSHWTIHNDSCIDVVGRR
- a CDS encoding transposase, with the protein product MVSFCDLEKRTEYRLATNVPQEVMRDDEIIEAYRQRWGIELLWKFLKSHLKLERLATKNVNGVTIQIYMVLIAYLILLMIEIPKVYGQKLFR